A segment of the Suncus etruscus isolate mSunEtr1 chromosome 7, mSunEtr1.pri.cur, whole genome shotgun sequence genome:
AAActtaaaaggtgcctgtcaaggAGGCAAGGTAAAGGGTGGTAGGGAATAGAGGGAAGCTGATGCAATCAACAGTGGTGAGATTAGTGCTGTAACATTGAATGCCTGGTACAAGTTCCAATTcacagtgccttaataaaaaataaataaatagaatctgAGAGGCTAAAATAGCAAAAGAAGAGGTTGTAATTTGTTGCAATTTGATCAAATATTTGGTTTAGATTTTCCATGCTTTTTCTCTCCAGTTAAAAAAGCAAGACAAGCTCAAtatagagggtaaggtgtttgattTGAATTTGGCTGATGTCAGtcaattccccagcaccacatgtggttccagagtcccaccagcagtgatccctgaacatagacccatgagaaagctctgagcacaactggttatggtaaaaataaaataaaataaaaaggtaagcTCAATTTTGATATCTATTTTTAACTATAACTTAGGAAAGCAAatgttatcttaatttttttcaatttttactgtttttctttgaAATCCAGTACAAATAGTGTTTTCTCTTGTTTCATAGCTCTCAAGTGTTTGTATGATTTAGTAGCTGCTACTTTAAAAGACAGCAATCAATGTGTATGTAATTTAAGATTTAAATActtgagatttttatttcaagCAAAGCTTGCCTAAGAAAAGACAGttataccccccccaaaaatgaagagTTAGTAAGTTAACAAAAAGGATAATACATgttctcaaataaaaattctgTGGTTAATGTACCAAGTTATAATGAACAAGCTATCAAAAACACCTATGAAGTAGATTACAGATGCATATTTGTGCAATTTTAGCACGAAATATTAGACTTCTTTGAAATATGACTTACTATAATTGTAATAATCTATTACcaatccccaccccaccacccaaCACAGATAGCTGTATCAGtatatattttcttgtaaaaaaaaaaaaaaagaaaaaagaaaaataccttaaAGGTGATTAAagctttaaaagaaattaatttactATTCAATttcaaatcacacacacaaaataggtGAGAAATTCTTTTATCATATTTAGAATCAAAATAtcccttaaaatatttacattttacagTAAAAAGGATAGCAAAACACAAGATCATGTACAAGCTTAAGTATTCAAGTCTCTGAATAGCCAAAATGAAAAGCAAGTAATGGCCTACCACAAAGTTGTAACATGGTAATGAAAGCCTTCAATGAGTGTAGATTATACACAATATACATGAACTCCTTAGATTTCTGATTCCTGGTCAAAAATGTTAAACTAAATGATTAAAACAATCTGGTTATGAAATTGGTTGGCTTTTTGTTGCTCTTCTACAATATCTTTAAAAACAGTGTAATTTGTAACAAACATACAGAGCACACATTACTttcaaattaataattatataaaggaCATTCACTAGAGGCAGTAAATATATTCCATAGTTAACCATTTTTACcaattaaagaataaaactaaattttctaaGCCTTTATtgcatattaataaaacaaatatttgaatataccgcaatgtaaaactttaaaaaatttaaattcctaTTTACTAGACAGTTGGTATGAAGAAGGGATGATGAGCACTGGTACACAGCACTCTGCCCCAACACACAAACCaccaatattaaaaatgtaaaagatggCACAATCCTATCAGGCAATCATCAAGGTTTTAAGATATAACATTTATCTGTTTCTTAAATACAATCTTGACACGGCCTGCAAATTTTACCTTTTGCTTTTAGTTCTGTCAGCATGGTCCCTATCTTTGTGATATCTATCTCtgtccttttctccttctctctgtttACTTTTCTCTCGTTCTTTGTCCTTTACATGGTCTTCACTTTTAGGTTTATCTAGTTTCTTGTCTACATTTCTACTATCTCTACTTACTTTTCCATCACCATGTGATAACCGTGCCCTGTCTTTATCTTTGTGCCCTTCCTCCCTGttttttctatctctgtctttgtcCTGGGTTCTGTCTCTGTGCCTATGTCTTTCAGATTCTTGTTCCCACTCCTTTTCATGTCGTTCTCTCTTCAAGTGATGTGAATCACTATAAAATCTCTGGCGATCCCCTTTGCCTCGATTAAATGGTCTATCAAGTTGTTGGTCTTGTCTACCCCAGGGATCACTATGGCGCCTTTCTGGTCTCCGTATGTCTTTTACCTGGTAAAAATTTTGTGGCCCTAAATACCTTGATGCTTGTGAAAGGGGACCCATCATACATTGTTGCTGGCCTGTCAGATGAACAACAGGTGGCCAAGGAACCATGGGGTTTTGAGAAAAGCCAAAGCCtggagggggaagtaatggaggtggCAAATGCGGTGGAAATCCAAACATGCCTTGAGGAGAAAAATTAGGAGGCCCTGGAAAAGGAAATCCAGGAGGACTAGACTTGAGATGCTGAAGGTTGGGCTGCTGTGGTCTCATGGGTGAAAAGTTTGTACCTGTTCTGGGactgttgtttctagaagtaaAGGTGGTACTTTTAGAAGAAAATTCGGATTGACAGGTGCCTCCAACTTCAAACTGAGATGTGGTTCCGACCCCTCCTCTTCGAAATGGGTGCACTGTTTCAatattttgcattaaaatatCCTCCTGTGGGTGATTCACTTGTTCAGTCTGAGAAGTGTTTGTGTTTTCTGTTGATGAAGAGTTCTGTTCAACCACTGAATTCTCATTCTGCTGAACACTTGGGCTTTGCTCTGCAGAAGCCAacttttcctctacatggatttGTTCTGTTAAGTTCTCAGTAAGTGACAGAGTAGGCAGGGTGTTTATTTCTTCATTCTGGCAAATATCTCCATCTTTACTTTCTGAAGTGGTTGTCTGCTGACTTcgtcctgctgctgctgcttgccTGGGATCCCTTTTCAGGTTGATGAACTGTGGGGACTTTGTGTTAGCAACAAGATTTTCATTACAACTCACATTACCATCTGCATTTCCTTTTCCTACATTAGTACCTGAAGTCTGATTATCTTGCATGTTATTCTCTTGATCTTGCAGTAACTGTCTTTTTAATGGCTTCTCTTTACTCTCGACACTGTCCTCCTGTTTTGATTGGATTGTTAAATTAGTTAAGAATGCTTCTGTAGAAACATCAGGTGGTTTACCTCTGAGACTAAGATTTGTTAAATGtccagaagaaatgaaagaggaaccTGTAGCTGATGTCTCTTCTTCCGCTGAATTACCTACAGCTTCAGAAAAAGGATCTAATTTAACATTTTCCCCCTCGGTTTCATTATCTGTCACTTCTGCTTTATCCATTTTCTCAGTTTGGGGGTTGGCTGGTTCATttataaatggaatttttttaagaCTGTTTTGTTCTGTCACTGGTTGAGCCTGTTCATATTCTTGAGCAGTAGTGCCCAAAAGGCTCTGAAGAATATCATCCACAGGAAGAGGCTTATTTGCTAATTCCAGAGTAGAAGGTTGATTTTCCCAGCCAATCAATACCCCAGGAAGAAATCGTAATGGTTTTGGTGGATCCTGTTTGGTGACTTCTACCAAGGGTTCAATTACTGCTGGAAGGTCTTCTTGAAGAGTTTGCTGAGGCTTATTTCTTTGCTTATGCAATACAGTtgtgaaagaattaaaaaagtcACTTTCTTCCTCTGTTGTTTCCTCCATGGAAATAtctactttactttttttatcAGGTGGCAATGCTATTGGTACACTTTCAGGAGTCTCAGCTGTATGACTAGCACTAGCACTATGTTGTCGTTTCAATTTCTGACGAATGATTAAGCCCAACAACAGATTAGGTCTATGTAGTTCAAgtcctatagaaagaaaacactaattaaaatattaaaaagtaaaatactcATTTTCAACTACTAtaataaattgtaattttttgCATATAGCAGTTTTTCAAAGCCTTTTCAATAGATGCCTTTCCCTCCCATGCCAGCTCTAGACACTgtattcaaagaaagaaaatagaaatttcacTTTAGTATAATCTCCCACAAGATTTTAATCATGATCTATTATTAAAACATATACCTACCAGGTCCATCAAAAGGCACAAGAGGGTGTGGAATTTTATCTGTGGCACCCAAAGGAATAAGGTACATATCTTTAACCTGTTTCATGTTATTAGCAGTTACTCCATAGCGTTTTCTACTGCTAAAATATGCAAACAGCAAAGTATAAGAAATCTGATCCTCTTCAGTGACGGGTGTGAAGCGAACCACacatatttccttaaaaaaaaaaaaaaaggttaaatgatAACCTAAATAACTGCCTCATTATAAATactaattctaaatttaaaataatctgctgttggggccagagagatagcatggaggtaaagcatttgctttgcatgcagaagggcagcggttcgaatcccggcattccatatagtcccccgagcctgccaggagtgatttctgagcacagagccaggagtaacccctgagcgctgctgggtgtgacccaaaaaccaataataataataataataataataatctgctGTTTTTCATAATAATGGTTACCAAATAACATGGTCTTCCAACTTAGATTcagaatataaaagaatatttaccAAATAGGTTAATAATACtatgagggggctggagtgatagcacagcaatagggcatatgccttgcaagcagctgaccaaagACTAACCTGGGATcaatacccaacatcccatatggtcccctgagcctgccaggagtaatttctgagcactgagccaggagtaactctgggtactgccaggtgtggcccaaaaacaaacaaacaaaaaagaaccaagaatattaaaataaaacttaactttTTTAGACCTGAATTTTCCCTATAGAAAGTGAGTCCCAAGGTAATTCTTTTGTTATGGTGATACACCCATAGTATATATGCTatttataccatatatatataacagCCCTATCACAACTATCCTACTGGATAATCAGAAACACATAATTGCAGTGATAATCCAAGTAACAGAAAATGAGTTTAGGTATCAAGGACTTTGAGAAAAGACCTCAAGTATACATGCATAAGtcataaagtttataaaatcatttagtttactcagaaaataatttgtttgcCCTGGGTTCTTGGCTATGGTTTAGACAGATATTGATAGTGTATAAGATTTCAAGCCTAAATTGATACAAAATCTTAGAGAAAGCTATGAGTGAGTTAAACCATGAATCTTCCTCATATAAAGGATAACATAAACTGCTCTTTTAGAAGCAACCTATATTATTACACTGTCAGTTCAAGATGGAATTGTGCCATAAAAACACatcttgtggggccgggcggtggcgctagaggtaaggtgcctgcctttcctgcgctagccttggacagaccgcagttcaatcccccggtgtcccatatggtcccccaagccaggagcaacttctgagcgcatagccaggagtaacccctgagcgttaccgggtgtgacccaaaaacaaaaacaaaaacgaaacaaaaacacATCTTGTAATGTATGAGGTATTAAGAGAATCTATTAAGAGAAAGTGTCCAACAAGAgtactttctaatatttttctatggctttagtTGTCATGAGAAAGTAATAGCAAATAAACATAgtgacttaaaataatatttcaaagacTATTTGTGTTCTATCACCATACTGAAAACATACTATTTCAGTTTAAGATAATCCATTTTGATACCCTTTTTCTTTAATCTTAAGAACAGGGTGGGGGGAGACTGAGAAAAGGGATAAGTTCATGTTTACTACTTATTCAAGATCTGATTTTTGAATGTAGCTACAATGTGCTAGGTAGAAAGTAATttcttgaagagaaaaaaaaaaacattttttctagtgattaacttttgtaatattttattaggcaagaaataaaaaacaatatggctgTGGTCAACACTACTAATTATCTTCAATATCCACCTTGCTCTATTCCTCTTATTACCAAGAGAAGTCCTACTATTTAGCCAGGCCTATGGCtagtaaataaagattatttccCCAGCATCTTTAGTAACTATAGAGAAGGCTACATAATTATGTTCttgccaataaaaataaaagtaagattaGTGCACTTTTGGACTTAactcataaaacaataaaaacttttcatttctgttttctgtGTTGACTGATAAGAAAAATAGTATTGCAAAACAGCAGAAAACTTAAGGTCCCTGAGAGGATGAATAAACTTCTAGAACCAAGATTACTTCACCACCCTAAATAGCAAATCAACCTAAGATGGGAGAAAATTTAACATCTATACTGAGGATTTCTTTGTTGTCATAGATACACCCtgactctaaaatatatttactgtCAAAGCAAGGCAAAAATTCCATGTTGAACATCAATTACTCCAGTAGAACTATTTTCTCCAAAACACAAAAGGTATTACAGAAAAGCAAATTTAAATCTTAgctaataattttagttttattttattgagtatataGTACACAGAATAGATTGTGTACTGGCTGCTTCCCTAGGGATTCATACAGAACTCTTTCAAGgtttactttcaaatattttgtcaGACTCACTGGTATAGGAAAAAAAAGCTTGCATTACCTTGGTTcctgatgcttttattttttcaacataATCCCAAACTGTCTGAGGTGATATCCTTCCTCCTACTTGAATACTGTCTGGTAGATCCTGTGGTTAAAAAAGTAGAGAAAGCTTTATTACAAATTtcataattcataaaaaaaaatctatctctaAGAcaaatgtgaattttaaaaaaaaaaggaagatgtaACCCTTCCCCAACTTCGTTTTTCCCTAACTCCTTCCTTTGAGATATAAAAGTTCACAGATAGTTTGCCTTTGCATCTGCAGACATTCCTCCACCTATGATTGAGGGTAATGGTTTGACTAAAGAGAGCAGAGTTGGCTTTGGGTTAGCAAGAAAGCACATGATATAGGCAGCACCTGGCAGAGAGCTGGCTCCAATGAATACcttttctaactgctatgtattatttctctgccactaccctACTTCATCAAACTCGTCAGCCTGAGGAGTTAGAAACACAATGCCTGGGATGGTCTCACCCAACTcatagattattttaatatttttattttacagaggtGAGATAGCTCAGTAGCCTGAAATGCATGCCTTGTGTGGCAGAAATGAAGAAGGTTCAGTTCCAGTCCAAAGTAGCCTCTATGTATTACTGGGTCTAGCCCAAACACCACatccctattcaacatagcactggaagtactcgctatagcgattaggcaagaaaaagatatcaagggaatccagataggaaaggaagaagtcaagctctcactgtttgcagatgacaaaatactctacctagaaaaccctaaagtctctacgaaaaagcttctagaaacaatagactcatatagcaaggtggcaggctacaaaattaacacactaaaatcaatgtcctttctatacaccaatagtaataaggaagaaatggacattaaaaaaaacaaccccattcacaatagtgccacacaaactcaaatatcaacttgactaaaaatgtgaaggacctataaaaagaaaactataaagctctgctcaaagaagtaagagaggacacgcggaaatggaagcacataccctgctcatcgattggcaggattaacatcattaaaatggcaatactccccaaggcattatacagatttaatgcgatcactctaaagatacccatgacattcttcaaagaagtggatcaggcacttttgaaattcatttggaacaataaacaccctagaatagctaaagctatcattgggaaaaagaatatgggaggcattactttccccaactttaaactgtattacaaagcaatagttatcaaaacagcatggtattggaataaagacaggccctcagatcagtggaataggcttgaatactcaaagaatgttctccagacataaatcacctaaattttgataaaggagcaagaaatcctaaatggagcaaagaaagcctcttcaacaagtggtgttggcacaactggctagccacttgcaaaaaatcgaacttagacccccagctaacatcatgtacgaatgttaaatccaaatggatggaagaccttgatattagacccgaaaccataagatatatagaacaacacataggtaaaacactccaggacattgagactgaaggcatcatcaaagaggaaactgcactctccaagcaagtgaaagcagagattaacagatgggaatatattaaagtaggaagcttctgcacctcgaaggaaatagtatccaggatacaagagcaccccactgagtgggagaaactattcaccctattcacccagataaggggctaatctccaaaatatacaaggtactgacagaaatttacaagaaaaaaacatctaattccatcaaaaaatggggagaaggggcccggaaagatagcacagtggcgtttgccctgcaagcagccgatccaggaccaaaggtggttggttcaaatcccggtgtcccatatggtcccccgtgcctgccaggagctatttctgagcagacagccaggagtaacccatgagcatcgccgagtgtggcgccccccccccaaaaaaaaatggggagaagaaatggacactttgacaaagaagaaatttgtttaaataaaaaaagaaagattataaaAGGCGCCAGAGAACTCGAAAGTACAACAGAGCTTCCTTATCCATTGATTTCATAGCTTCAGCTCTATGAAGCTCTGTTGTACTTTTAAGTTCTCTTGTGCCTTTCATAATCTTTACTTTTTAGGGATGTGGttgtttgggctatacccagtaatACATGGAGGCTACTTcctgctctttgctcagggataactGCCAAGAGTGCTTGGGAGACATTTTGGATTGGGACTGAAACTTCATTTTCAATTgtttcaataatatatatatgaaacacttCGCGAATTcacatgtcatccttgcgcaggggctgTGCTAATCTCTGTTTCGTTCCaactttagtatatgtgctgctgaagcgagcactgttttaataaaatattttaaaattaaaataaataaaatgaaaatgtttactAAATATACTAAGTAACTGGGAGCTTAAATAACTATATtagaaaaaagtcaaacaaaattgTAGACTAGAATCCCTGAGGGATATAACCAAGCAATTCCTCCTAGGTTATCTAGAccaagaatacaaaacaaaaaacaaaacaaaatgaaaaacctaCCATATTATCTAGCAATTCAAGTACCAAGAAAGCAAATATTATTCACTATGATTTATGTAACATTATATAATAGTAAAGATATAGAAATGACAGAATTATTCAAAGTCAGATGAATGAACATAGTGTGACTTAACCTGGAACCTTTTGGGAAGgagtttcccttcccttctctttaccCTTCCATTAGAATACCAggagcatagcggtagggcatttgccttgcacgcagctgacacaggacagacctgggttcaattcccagaatcccatatggtcccccaagcctgccaggagcgatttttgagcacaaaaccaggagtaacccagaacaccgccaagtgtggcccaaaaacaaaaacagaataccaTCAGCCTCACATCCAATCTCTACCATCTCTTCAGGCCCACAACCACACTTCATATCCTCTGCTTACTCTATTCTTCAGACCTACATATAAAACCCATGCTTATAACTTTGCTTGTGGCTGGTTGTCTCCTGACCTAAGAGTTCTCCTCATCAAACCTCACATTGCATACAGAAACTTCTTACAGTGAACACACAGACTCAAGGGTAGACTCTAttcaggggatggagtgatagcacagcgacagggcctttgctttgcaagtggtccacccaggactgacctagttcgatatccagcatcccatatggtccctcaagcttgccaggagcgatttctgatcacagagtcaggaataaccctgagcactgccaggtgtggccccaaaacaaacaaacaaaaaaacaaaacaaaaataaagaacccTCTATTCAGCTAGATTAACAtctagatttgaagaaagaaaatgatagagCTACATGGAAAAGCAACAGCTGAGGGTCATAGCCTTGAAACCAAATCTGCAAGATGTGTTTAAAAAGcttctttattattaatatcattattaattgctttatttaagcaccatagtcacaaaattgttcattgttttttttttttcagtcctaGAATGTAAACCATCCTTCAATAGTGCTTTCTTCCCTTTCTGGGGCagggatttcttttttctcttcctctctttcgcctctttcttccctttctctctctttcctccctttctctctattttctttctctcctctcctctcttctctctctctcttctctctctctctcctctctctcctctctctctctctccgtctctctctctctctctctgtctctctctctctctgtctctctctctctctctctctctcttctctccctacctcttccctccccaccctttTGACTCTATGGTTTACCTGGGGTACCATTTCAAGTCATTTTCTccccaagttttcttttcttaaacgaTCAGTTCCAAAAATcatagtgcaggggtctcaaactcaatttacctgggggccgcaggaggcaaagtcagggtgatccttgagtgcaaagtcagtagtaagccttgaacattgggaggtgtgacccaaacaactaaaacaaaacagaacaaagattcctctagggcagggccacaaaatgttgtatggagggccgtttgtggcccacgggccacaagtttgagacccctgtagaaGACCCTTCTCCACtataactgcactccccactctttgaGGCAAACTTCCTACATGAGGCTAGAcctcctgacccttatctctattgtctctaaatattCTTACCATACtgcctcttgtttttcttatattccacaaatgatgagattattctatatgtaTTGctttccctttgactcatttcactcagcataataatctccatacccATCCATGTAACACCTTCTTTAAATAATAGGACAAgttaccagagagataatataaagaCAACATAAGAggacaaggggctggagatacaCTATATACTTGtcccatgtacaagacaagtgggTAGTACACTTGTCCTGCACATGGCCATTGGGTTCCATCTCAGTTTCTTATATGATCCCAAACACAGGCCAGTGAGGACAGTTGAGGACAGTCATAAGTAAACAAGAAAATTCTAGAGTATAGTTTCCTCagttctaaaattctattctATTAGTAAACTAATAATTTCATTAATAGAATGGTTTATGAATAAcaatactttttaataaattggaagtTATAATTCTTTTATGATGCTGTCTTACTACCTAGTGCTTTTAGGAACACACAGAAAGGTAAAAGAAGGTCACATTACCTCTGTTAAGTTCTCAGGGGAGCCAGACACTGGGTAAGCTTTGGTCACAAATTTTGCCACAGAAGGCATATTGATAAAACCTTTCCAGATGAAGTTCAGCCGAGCCAGAAAGGTAGATTCAACTTCAACAGTTCCTGGCATCTCTGGACTAAACATAATGATAGCAAAAAGTTGTTAGCCTAAAGGTAAGTTTATGAATACATCTATTTTTCTTATAGTAGTTAACTGTGCCTCTTTAGcagttgtgaaaataaaaatatgtaaagattATTGAACAAAGGCTTTGAAATTATCATGTATAAGAGTATACTAATTActaggggccggaacagtggtacaacctataaggcatttgccttgcatacactaaccaggacggaccttggttgaatcctcccatatggttcccccaacccaagagcgatttctgagtgcatagccagaagtaacccctgagcatcactaggtatgcccTCCCACCCCTGCCAATAAAAAGAGTATAATCATCACATACACaatcaaggttttttgttttgttttgttttgtttttgttttttcgggccacacccatttgatgctcaggggttattcctggctaagcactcagaaattgcccctggcttggggggaccatatgggatgccggggatcgaaccaaggtcgccatctttccttggctagtgcttgcaaggcagacaccttgcctctagcgccacctcgccggccccacaatcaagtttttaaaaaattattttcttaactgACTTTGGTAGATTAAGATCCAGAGAAGTACAAGCAATTTTTCTATAATGGCCTGCTTTTTGGGGACCAACATAACTAAAGGGAGTTTTAAAATCTAGTCCCACACTTGCAAATATTTTACTCTAACCTTAATTGATTTTGAATATAGTATACAGGcttttgatcactctgaggacttcaagggaaatctttcctgtgcctgtctgtgtttcttgaatacctgaaggcctcctcagaggcctagggagcacacccccaaaactGTCAACtacaggcagcagaagagcgcgaccacgaagcgaagcagagcagccgcacactctttctaaacaatgaaccccaccacagcacgcaggaaaaaaccacactacaagcatgacaatggggaaacctcacaggcaaacactgTGCACAGAGAATTAAGACAATAGCTCGGGGGACcgaaaaaattccaaccatctgattaacctctcggataaggaactcagaatagaaatatggaagatgtttgtagaactcaaagaaagcatagatcgatctgaacagaacacaaagagagaaatcagaaaactccaaactgaaataaaagatctgaaaTACACGGTagttcaactgaaaaactcagtggatggcctcgcaagcagggtaacagcagctgaggagagaatggTGAActggaggatgagatgcagaaaaactcaacacagcagaagatattggaaaagaaccttaagacaaaaatCAGTCAATGTAAAAAggactcaaggaatgcgaacagatgaaaatagaagtctttaataaactcaaaagaaacaaaataagaatcattggagtcccagagaaccaggtaggagatctccaggaaaaatcaactgtcaaagacatcatcaaagagataatcccagagttaaagattatatgtaatcaaatcctgcatgcccaaagagtaccagctaaaagagacccaaagaaaaacaccccaagacacatcctcgttacaatgacaaatcccacagatagatagaatactgaaagggaaattacattcaaaggagcatccctaagacttacagcagacatgtcacaagaaactctcaaggccagaagacagtggtgggatactgtgacaaaactgaaatgaatgcctcaccgagaatactgcacctagcccgactcacattcaggtctgaaggaagcatacatagcttcatggataaataacagctcataaacttcacagatgaaaaaccagccttaaaggaaaaacggacaggtctactttaagacgagagaccaaaaaacacagcaaacttatctacaaagatgacattaaatcctatgacaatcatctccctcaatgtcaatggactaaattcaccaattaaaagacccagagtggcgaaatgggtcaaaaa
Coding sequences within it:
- the PHF3 gene encoding PHD finger protein 3 isoform X3: MKEELEQTSVEHLKEEDKLKLKKPERNLQPRQRRSSRNFSLDEPPLFIPDNIATVKREGSDHSSSFETKYMWTPSKHCGFCKKPHGNRFMVGCGRCDDWFHGDCVGLSLSQAQQMGEEDKEYVCVKCCAEEDKKTEVDVDILENQAKLEVHIEDKTMEYEKLGLSKHMPTNDKTKYADDTVKHKVKILKRESGEGKNSSDYRDSEIKKWQLAPLRKMGHPVLPRRSSEEKSEKIPKESVTNPCIGEKTSKTGTHEKQEMKKKKIEKVVSNTHPPPASSKPSADQIRQSVRHSLKDILMKRLTDSNLKIPEEKATKVATKIEKELFSFFRDTDAKYKNKYRSLMFNLKDPKNNILFKKVLKGEVTPDHLIKMSPEELASKELAAWRRRENRHTIEMIEKEQREVERRPITKITHKGEIEIESDAPMKEQEAVMEIQEPIANKSLEKTEGCEKLKEEIDSMSKDTTNQHRQHLFDLNCKICIGRMAPPADDLSPKKVKVVVGVSRKHSDNEADSIADALSSTSNILASELFDEGKQDSPKSTFSPAPRPEMPGTVEVESTFLARLNFIWKGFINMPSVAKFVTKAYPVSGSPENLTEDLPDSIQVGGRISPQTVWDYVEKIKASGTKEICVVRFTPVTEEDQISYTLLFAYFSSRKRYGVTANNMKQVKDMYLIPLGATDKIPHPLVPFDGPGLELHRPNLLLGLIIRQKLKRQHSASASHTAETPESVPIALPPDKKSKVDISMEETTEEESDFFNSFTTVLHKQRNKPQQTLQEDLPAVIEPLVEVTKQDPPKPLRFLPGVLIGWENQPSTLELANKPLPVDDILQSLLGTTAQEYEQAQPVTEQNSLKKIPFINEPANPQTEKMDKAEVTDNETEGENVKLDPFSEAVGNSAEEETSATGSSFISSGHLTNLSLRGKPPDVSTEAFLTNLTIQSKQEDSVESKEKPLKRQLLQDQENNMQDNQTSGTNVGKGNADGNVSCNENLVANTKSPQFINLKRDPRQAAAAGRSQQTTTSESKDGDICQNEEINTLPTLSLTENLTEQIHVEEKLASAEQSPSVQQNENSVVEQNSSSTENTNTSQTEQVNHPQEDILMQNIETVHPFRRGGVGTTSQFEVGGTCQSEFSSKSTTFTSRNNSPRTGTNFSPMRPQQPNLQHLKSSPPGFPFPGPPNFSPQGMFGFPPHLPPPLLPPPGFGFSQNPMVPWPPVVHLTGQQQCMMGPLSQASRYLGPQNFYQVKDIRRPERRHSDPWGRQDQQLDRPFNRGKGDRQRFYSDSHHLKRERHEKEWEQESERHRHRDRTQDKDRDRKNREEGHKDKDRARLSHGDGKVSRDSRNVDKKLDKPKSEDHVKDKEREKSKQREGEKDRDRYHKDRDHADRTKSKR